TATCAAATAACTAGTTTTAAATTTTCTCCTATAGTAAAGTATTTTACTCCATTCTGACGGTTATATCAGATAATAATCTCTAATAACACCGTCGTATTTCATACGTAATACTTACTATTTGAAAATCTTATTTTGTGATAATTTCGTGTTAAGTTTAAATTTATTTTATCGCCCCTATAATGGTGCTGTTAACGAATCGTTTACCGATTTGAATTTTAAACAGATTGAGGAGAATCAATGAAACGTTCTATTAAATTGGCAGTAGCTGCAGCAGTTGCGTTAACTGCAACATCATCATTCGCAACAAACGGAGATCATCTAATTGGATTAGGTGCAAAAGCACGTGGAATGGGTGGTGTTGGTATTGGTGTGTCTCATGGTGCTGAGTCAGCACTTGCTAACCCTGCTTTGATCACTAGTGTAAAAGGGACTGAAGTTTCATTCGGCGGTACTATTTTTATGCCTAAAGTATCTGCTGATATGGGTGCAGGATATACAGACAGTGCATCAGATTTAAGTATGATTCCTGAAGTGTCATTGGCATCTAAGTTAAGTGACAATTTTTATATGGGTGTTGGTATGTGGGGAACTGCAGGTATGGGGGTTGACTACAGAGATGGTACCGGTTATACATCTAATATGAATATGGTCACAAATCTTCAGCTAATGCAATTTGGTCTTCCAATGGCGTTTAAAGCCGCTGGATTTAGTCTCGGTGTAACACCGATCATCCAATACGGAGCATTGGATATTAACTATAAAACCGACACTAATGGTGATGGTACAGCAGAAAACTATGGAAATGGTGTTGCACAAGACATCGCATATGGATATACATTGGGCGCTTCCTATGAAATTTCTAGCGCGACAGTGGGTATGGTATATAAATCGCCGATAGATATGGAGTATAAAGGTCAACTATCAAGTGCGACTGCCCCTTTTGCGGCGATGGGTATTTTTCCGGGTGCAATGGGTGATCATTTGGAGCAACCTGCAGAAATTGGAGTAGGTGCATCGTATAAAATGGGTGGAAATACTATTGCAGTAGATTATAAACAAATCAAATGGGCAGATGCTAAAGGATATAAAGATTTTGGTTGGGATAATCAAAATGTTTTAGCCCTTGGTTATGAATATGCAGGACAAGGCTATGCAATCCGATTGGGTTATAATCATGCAAAGAGTCCAATCAGTGATGCAGGTGCTATGACGGTAGCACAAGCTGGTGCAGCAGCAGGTGGCCCAAATATTTATCCATATCTCGGTGGTAATGCAATGAATATGTTTAATTTACTTGGTTTTCCTGCTATCGTTGAAACACACTATACGCTTGGTGGTACATACGAAGTCTCTAAAACAACTTCATTTGACTTAGCCTATATCTATTCACCTGAAACAACAACAACTCTTATGACAATGCCAGATAGTCTTGGAAATGATCATACAACTTCTGTTAAGCACTCTCAATCAGCATTAAGTGTACAGCTTAACTACAACTTTTAATTATTTCTTATTTTCCTCTCCACTCTGGAGAGGTTCACATTCTATTCACTATTTTAAGTCATGATAAGAGATCAAATTGTTGGTGTGTTATCATCGTTTATTAGATAACTTTGTGATACAATAGTCTATATAAATGAGTTTTACTCAACATAATACAAGGGGAAAAAATGTTTAACAAACTTTTAATGAGTGCATGTGCATTATCACTTGCAGCATCAGTTGCATTTGGTGCACAAGGGGCTAAATTTTACATTGGTGAGGGAGATAAAGAAAAGCCTTATATGGATTTGGTCAATAGTAAGATCACTTCTATCGGATTTGTCTTGTCTGATCCACACGAACATATTAATTCTGCCTACAAAACAAAATGGGGAACGCCGACACAAACGATCAAAGGGGTAACATCAGCTCATCCGGATTTTGATCCTACATTTAAAGAAACCCTCGATAATTTAGGGTTTTTCTCTATTACTAACGATAAGGCTGTTGGGCCATTGCTGATGAAAGAGCCATCTTTGGGTGGATTTTCGCCATTTAATCTCCACATCTATAAAAAAATGGGTGAAGATAAAACTTATGTAGGGCATGTTATGCCAGATACGATGTTGGATATCGTCGGAGTAAAAGATGCAGATGTGCGTAAACAATTTAATGCTTCTTTTGCAGAGCTTGATAAAATGACCGAAAAAGAGGTTGGCTCAAAAGTTCAATATGTTGATTACAAAGCATTACCTGCTAAACCAATGATGACCTTTGAAATACCGTTTGATCGTGCAGGTGGTGTAGAGAAATTTAAAAGTGATTTTCAAAGTAAATTTGAAGAGGCATTTGAAGCTCATAAATACATTATCGCAGGCTATAAAGACATGAAAGGGTCTATGGATGATTTAGGGGTTAAATTTGACCGTTTTGATGCTTATTGGGTCTATTCATTGTGTCATTTCCGTTTCTCGGAAGGTATTTTCAATAACGGACGTCCTGATGCGGGTGTATTCGCACCGTGTTCAATGTATATGTATGTTGACAAAGGATCAAATAAAATGATGGTGGGTATGCCTCGTTTGGAAACATGGATTGCGGTAATGGGTCTTAAAGATCCTAAAATGGTTGATTCAATTATGAAATTAGACAAAGAGATCACTACTATTATGACCGATCTGGGAGCAAAAGAGCTATGAAAAAAACCCTATCATTAATGGCATTGGCTTTTGCTGTTGTCTTTTCAGGATGTTCAGCGACAGCACCAAAGGTTGACGGTGGTGCTCCTATAGAGAAAATGGTTGCAACATATAAGATTGGTGAGTATGTTGATGTTGAAACAGCAAAAGCAAAATTAATCGCTAATGGTTTTGAAGTTGTAAGTACTTCTAAGCAAGGAGAGAATGGGACAACCATTTTGTATACCAATGCGGCTATGAAAGCGGATGCTAATAAGCCTATGAGAGGTTTTGCAGCTGTTGGAAGAATTTTAGTTGATGATGAGCGTAAGCAAGTGCATATTGCGAATCCGATTTATTTCGGCGCTGCATTTATGCAAGATCAATACAATCATAAACTAGCGTCTACTACATTGGCATCGCTAGAAAAAGCATTTGGTCCGTTAAAAAATTCTGAGGATCAATGGGAATTTACGGGGCTAGGAAGTTACCGTTTTATGATTAGTATGCCATACTATCAAGATATGGATATTGTCGGTGAAGGCTCAACTGCTGATTTGGTTGCTCGTGCAAAAGCGGCAAAAGGAACGGTTGTTCAAGTGGGTGATGATCGTTACCTTGCTTTCGTTGATTTGGATAAGCGTACAAATGCTTTCCCTAAAAAAATTGGTACACAAAATGGGGAACTTTTACCATGGGCTGTACTAATTGAAGGTGGACAAGCAAGAGCATTAAATGCTAAATATTATATTGCAGTGAGCTATCCATTGTTGGACATGGGTGGATTTATGGGCATTATGACAATCCCTGATGCGGTTACAAAAAGTCTTCAAAAATCGTTTAAATAAAATCTCTATCTCGACACCCTGAACTT
The sequence above is drawn from the Sulfuricurvum sp. genome and encodes:
- a CDS encoding outer membrane protein transport protein — protein: MKRSIKLAVAAAVALTATSSFATNGDHLIGLGAKARGMGGVGIGVSHGAESALANPALITSVKGTEVSFGGTIFMPKVSADMGAGYTDSASDLSMIPEVSLASKLSDNFYMGVGMWGTAGMGVDYRDGTGYTSNMNMVTNLQLMQFGLPMAFKAAGFSLGVTPIIQYGALDINYKTDTNGDGTAENYGNGVAQDIAYGYTLGASYEISSATVGMVYKSPIDMEYKGQLSSATAPFAAMGIFPGAMGDHLEQPAEIGVGASYKMGGNTIAVDYKQIKWADAKGYKDFGWDNQNVLALGYEYAGQGYAIRLGYNHAKSPISDAGAMTVAQAGAAAGGPNIYPYLGGNAMNMFNLLGFPAIVETHYTLGGTYEVSKTTSFDLAYIYSPETTTTLMTMPDSLGNDHTTSVKHSQSALSVQLNYNF